CCATCTCATCTTAAAGGATGCCAGATACCTTTAGGAGCTCGTATCATGTCGGTAGCCGATGCTTTTGAAGCGATGGTTTATGGCCGGCCGTATCGCCAGAGAATGAATATTACTTCAGCTATCCGGGAAATTAAGAAAAAAAGCGGTATTCAATTTGATCCTAAGATAGTTGAGGCCTTTTTAAAAGTGATAAAGAAATTTAATAAAAGAATTTATTTGAAACAAGATAACCCTAAATTATAAAAATTTTATGGCTGAAAATCAAGATTCTCAGCAATCTGAGCTTTTTACTCAGGGCTCTAATACTGGTGGACATTATAAGGGGCATCTTTGGCATAAGTTATTCTTTTTACGTATCCGGGTTTATGAAAAAATTATTCTTCTGATTATGGGCTTGAGTTTGGCCAGCATTATTTCTTTTTCCATTGGCGTAGAAAGAGGAAAGCGAATTGTTTTTACAGAAACTAATAATGCCGGCCCATATACCTATACTATTCAGGTAGCTGCTTTTAAAAACAGGGCGCTTGCTTTGAGCCATGCTCAGTTTTTGACAAAAGAAGTAATGGCTCCAATGGTTTTTACTAAAGGAAGTTATGTTATTTTGTGCGTA
The genomic region above belongs to Candidatus Omnitrophota bacterium and contains:
- a CDS encoding SPOR domain-containing protein — encoded protein: MAENQDSQQSELFTQGSNTGGHYKGHLWHKLFFLRIRVYEKIILLIMGLSLASIISFSIGVERGKRIVFTETNNAGPYTYTIQVAAFKNRALALSHAQFLTKEVMAPMVFTKGSYVILCVGKFSNQESAQPLLTQLQKTYAGCRIRRL